In a genomic window of Cynocephalus volans isolate mCynVol1 chromosome 1, mCynVol1.pri, whole genome shotgun sequence:
- the GFRA4 gene encoding GDNF family receptor alpha-4 isoform X1 yields the protein MARCLGPVLLLLLLLGSESSAGGNRCVDAAEACTADARCQRLRAEYVAQCLGPGGCPRARCRRALRHFFARGPPALTHALLFCPCSGPACAERRRQTFVPDCAFSGPGPAPPPCLAPLDACEHSPLCRCARGRRRRCARAGGGVGPLARSPRPRRATQAPPPGLPGLLRAGPQRPRRLPAGPGPPLLASIRRPLGVSAGTAVTPNYLDNMSARVAPWCDCRTSGNRHEECEAFRGLFTRNRCLDGAIKTFESGWTPILQDQLDLHRNPEQVSSAVGSLEGSSLLFILPVLALQALL from the exons GGTCGGAGAGCTCCGCCGGAGGGAACCGATGTGTGGACGCGGCCGAGGCGTGCACGGCGGACGCGCGCTGCCAGCGGCTGCGCGCCGAGTACGTGGCGCAGTGCCTGGGGCCGGGTGGCTGTCCCCGCGCCCGCTGCCGCCGCGCCCTGCGCCACTTTTTCGCCCGCGGTCCGCCCGCGCTCACCCACGCGCTGCTCTTCTGCCCGTGCTCCGGCCCCGCGTGCGCCGAGCGCCGACGCCAGACCTTCGTGCCTGACTGCGCCTTCTCGGGGCCGGGCCCGGCGCCACCGCCCTGCCTCGCGCCCTTAGACGCCTGCGAGCACAGCCCGCTCTGCAGGTGCGCGCGGGGGAGGCGGCGCAGGTGCGCACGAGCGGGGGGCGGGGTGGGGCCGCTCGCACGCTCACCGCGCCCCCGCCGCGCCACGCAGGCCCCGCCTCCTGGCCTTCCAGGCCTCCTGCGCGCCGGTCCCCAGCGCCCCCGACGGCTGCCCGCGGGACCAGGGCCCCCGCTGCTTGCGAGCATACGCAGGC CCCTTGGGGTCTCCGCAGGTACCGCCGTCACCCCCAACTACTTGGACAACATGAGCGCGCGCGTGGCGCCCTGGTGCGACTGCAGAACCAGCGGAAACCGGCATGAGGAGTGTGAAGCCTTCCGGGGGCTCTTTACAAGGAACCGCTGCTTGG ATGGTGCCATAAAGACCTTTGAGAGTGGGTGGACCCCAATCCTGCAGGACCAGCTGGACCTCCACCGGAACCCTGAGCAG GTGTCCTCTGCAGTTGGGTCCCTGGAGGGGAGCTCCCTGCTCTTCATACTCCCTGTCCTGGCTCTCCAGGCCCTGCTCTGA
- the GFRA4 gene encoding GDNF family receptor alpha-4 isoform X2 translates to MARCLGPVLLLLLLLGSESSAGGNRCVDAAEACTADARCQRLRAEYVAQCLGPGGCPRARCRRALRHFFARGPPALTHALLFCPCSGPACAERRRQTFVPDCAFSGPGPAPPPCLAPLDACEHSPLCRPRLLAFQASCAPVPSAPDGCPRDQGPRCLRAYAGLVGTAVTPNYLDNMSARVAPWCDCRTSGNRHEECEAFRGLFTRNRCLDGAIKTFESGWTPILQDQLDLHRNPEQVSSAVGSLEGSSLLFILPVLALQALL, encoded by the exons GGTCGGAGAGCTCCGCCGGAGGGAACCGATGTGTGGACGCGGCCGAGGCGTGCACGGCGGACGCGCGCTGCCAGCGGCTGCGCGCCGAGTACGTGGCGCAGTGCCTGGGGCCGGGTGGCTGTCCCCGCGCCCGCTGCCGCCGCGCCCTGCGCCACTTTTTCGCCCGCGGTCCGCCCGCGCTCACCCACGCGCTGCTCTTCTGCCCGTGCTCCGGCCCCGCGTGCGCCGAGCGCCGACGCCAGACCTTCGTGCCTGACTGCGCCTTCTCGGGGCCGGGCCCGGCGCCACCGCCCTGCCTCGCGCCCTTAGACGCCTGCGAGCACAGCCCGCTCTGCAG GCCCCGCCTCCTGGCCTTCCAGGCCTCCTGCGCGCCGGTCCCCAGCGCCCCCGACGGCTGCCCGCGGGACCAGGGCCCCCGCTGCTTGCGAGCATACGCAGGCCTGGTGG GTACCGCCGTCACCCCCAACTACTTGGACAACATGAGCGCGCGCGTGGCGCCCTGGTGCGACTGCAGAACCAGCGGAAACCGGCATGAGGAGTGTGAAGCCTTCCGGGGGCTCTTTACAAGGAACCGCTGCTTGG ATGGTGCCATAAAGACCTTTGAGAGTGGGTGGACCCCAATCCTGCAGGACCAGCTGGACCTCCACCGGAACCCTGAGCAG GTGTCCTCTGCAGTTGGGTCCCTGGAGGGGAGCTCCCTGCTCTTCATACTCCCTGTCCTGGCTCTCCAGGCCCTGCTCTGA